In Halobacteriovorax marinus SJ, the following proteins share a genomic window:
- the ilvA gene encoding threonine ammonia-lyase — MITIKDIERAKSLIGDQLIKTPCTYSTTLSEHTQCSVYLKLENLQFTGAYKIRGALNRLMNLSQKEKDNGVIASSAGNHAQGVALAAKKLGIKATIVMPETTPLSKIQGTKKFGAQVILHGNFYDDAYQKAQEIQKENGYTFIHPFNDNDIIAGQGTIGLEIHESLPDLDIVIVPIGGGGLISGVSVALKTLNPNIKIIGVEAQQMAAMKSSLRAKKIVEVPKAKTIADGIAVTTVKENTFEIVSKYVDEVVTVTEAEMAQSIMMLLEVEKILVEGAGAAAFAALSHGKITGIKGKKVGIVISGGNIDVNFLSRVIERGLSEDGRLTTLRIYVPDTPGIISDISRVVSEHGANIIDIHHNRTYTTTLLGHTTVDFTLETKGHTHIKEIKAAIKTLGLEVTTD, encoded by the coding sequence ATGATAACAATTAAAGATATTGAAAGAGCAAAATCGCTTATTGGTGACCAACTCATCAAAACACCATGTACCTACTCAACAACTTTGAGTGAACATACGCAGTGTAGCGTCTATTTAAAATTAGAGAACCTTCAATTCACTGGGGCCTATAAGATACGAGGAGCCCTTAATCGTTTAATGAACCTATCGCAAAAAGAAAAAGATAATGGTGTCATCGCCTCTTCCGCTGGAAACCACGCTCAGGGTGTGGCACTTGCCGCAAAGAAGTTAGGCATTAAGGCCACTATTGTTATGCCTGAGACGACTCCCCTCTCAAAAATACAGGGAACAAAGAAATTTGGTGCACAAGTTATTCTCCATGGAAACTTCTATGATGATGCCTACCAAAAGGCCCAAGAGATACAGAAAGAAAATGGATATACTTTCATTCATCCCTTTAATGATAATGACATCATTGCAGGACAAGGTACTATTGGATTAGAGATTCATGAATCCTTGCCTGATCTAGATATTGTTATCGTTCCTATTGGAGGAGGCGGTCTTATATCGGGAGTCTCTGTTGCCCTGAAAACACTTAATCCAAACATTAAAATCATTGGTGTTGAAGCACAGCAAATGGCCGCCATGAAGAGCTCTCTTCGGGCCAAGAAAATTGTTGAAGTACCAAAGGCGAAAACAATTGCCGACGGAATTGCAGTGACTACGGTTAAAGAGAATACTTTTGAGATCGTTTCCAAATATGTAGATGAAGTCGTTACTGTTACAGAAGCTGAGATGGCACAATCGATCATGATGCTCTTGGAAGTTGAAAAGATTTTAGTAGAAGGTGCTGGCGCTGCCGCTTTTGCAGCACTTTCTCACGGGAAGATCACAGGGATAAAAGGAAAGAAGGTTGGAATAGTTATTTCAGGTGGAAATATTGATGTAAATTTTCTCTCTCGAGTTATTGAAAGAGGTCTTTCTGAGGACGGTCGTTTAACTACGCTTAGAATCTATGTTCCAGATACACCGGGTATTATTTCAGATATCTCTAGAGTAGTCTCTGAGCACGGGGCGAATATTATTGATATTCACCATAATCGAACTTACACAACCACCCTTTTGGGACATACGACCGTTGACTTCACGCTTGAAACGAAAGGGCATACTCATATCAAAGAGATAAAAGCTGCCATTAAAACTCTGGGGCTAGAAGTTACTACCGATTAA
- a CDS encoding proline iminopeptidase-family hydrolase — MAKLKHKFGTTYYEKKGRKGKTPIVCLHGGPGGTSKKMTPLFELSDERAVYIYDQIGGGRSSELDKKFWKIETFVEELDTLVKHWGLDEFYLMGGSWGTTLALEYYLRKGKKVKGLIFQSPMFSARDWQEDANLLIEKLPAKYRKIINYCHEIGATDSKVYKEAIIEYYSRHVFRDKAKLLENSKKKNTNPHGEQVYEYMWGPSEFMATGTLKKYNRVKDLSKIKVPTLFICGQYDEATPVTASRYSEKIKDSRLKVIRGASHSILSEKPKDMLKVMRDFLK; from the coding sequence ATGGCTAAATTAAAACATAAATTTGGAACAACTTATTACGAGAAAAAGGGACGAAAAGGTAAAACACCGATTGTTTGCCTTCACGGTGGTCCTGGCGGGACTAGTAAGAAGATGACGCCTTTGTTTGAACTATCAGATGAGAGAGCGGTTTATATCTACGATCAAATTGGTGGTGGCCGCAGTAGTGAGCTTGATAAGAAATTTTGGAAAATTGAAACTTTTGTTGAAGAGCTAGATACTCTCGTAAAGCATTGGGGACTAGATGAATTCTACTTAATGGGAGGCTCTTGGGGAACAACATTAGCTCTTGAGTACTATTTAAGAAAAGGTAAGAAAGTAAAAGGGCTTATCTTTCAATCTCCAATGTTCAGCGCTAGAGATTGGCAAGAGGATGCAAACCTTTTAATTGAAAAGTTACCGGCAAAGTATCGAAAGATTATTAACTATTGTCACGAAATAGGTGCAACAGATTCTAAAGTCTATAAAGAGGCAATTATAGAGTACTATTCGAGACACGTTTTTAGAGATAAGGCTAAACTCTTAGAGAACTCCAAGAAGAAAAATACCAATCCTCACGGTGAGCAGGTCTATGAGTATATGTGGGGACCAAGTGAGTTCATGGCCACGGGAACACTTAAGAAATATAATCGTGTAAAAGACCTCTCTAAAATTAAAGTTCCAACTCTCTTTATTTGCGGTCAATACGATGAGGCGACTCCTGTGACCGCAAGTCGCTATAGTGAAAAAATTAAGGATTCTCGTCTAAAGGTCATTCGAGGAGCTTCTCATTCTATTTTAAGTGAGAAACCAAAAGACATGCTTAAAGTCATGAGAGATTTTTTGAAATAA
- a CDS encoding FxsA family protein, whose amino-acid sequence MFPILVLLFTVIPAIEIYLLFSIGAQIGGLNTLAVVILTGIVGASLAKSQGLAILASIQNDLNRGSLPTNQLMHGLLVFGGGLLLLTPGFLTDIMGICMVFPGTRHLLTAFLKGYFEKAIKSGNIKFGASSFGGGFSYQSKSNPFEQEQFSKRTNREVEPGVFEAEFKEK is encoded by the coding sequence ATGTTTCCAATATTAGTTTTATTATTTACCGTTATTCCGGCCATAGAGATCTATCTCTTATTTTCGATTGGTGCCCAGATTGGCGGACTCAATACGTTAGCGGTAGTTATTTTAACAGGTATCGTCGGGGCCAGCTTAGCTAAATCACAAGGATTGGCCATTCTAGCTTCGATTCAAAATGATCTCAATAGAGGCTCTCTGCCAACAAACCAACTCATGCATGGACTTCTCGTCTTTGGAGGCGGTCTACTTCTTCTTACTCCTGGCTTTCTCACAGACATCATGGGAATCTGCATGGTCTTTCCAGGAACGAGACACCTACTCACGGCCTTTCTAAAAGGCTATTTCGAAAAAGCTATAAAGAGTGGGAATATCAAATTTGGTGCATCTAGCTTTGGTGGAGGTTTTAGCTACCAATCTAAGAGCAACCCATTTGAACAAGAACAGTTTAGCAAACGAACTAATCGTGAAGTTGAACCCGGTGTATTTGAAGCCGAGTTCAAAGAAAAATAG
- a CDS encoding translation initiation factor (involved in start site selection during the initiation of translation) produces the protein MNNDDYELVYVSDGSGKNQLDKNKKKKEKLPEIIPSQTTLKMRIEKKGRGGKAVTVFYEFPHNPPFFKRLMKELKNYCATGGSFKDDTFEIQGDQREKLKPYLEEKGFTVKG, from the coding sequence ATGAATAATGATGACTATGAATTAGTATACGTCAGCGATGGTTCTGGAAAGAATCAACTGGATAAGAATAAGAAGAAGAAAGAGAAATTACCTGAAATTATCCCATCGCAGACGACTTTAAAGATGAGGATTGAGAAAAAGGGAAGGGGCGGTAAGGCCGTTACTGTTTTCTATGAATTTCCACATAATCCCCCATTCTTTAAAAGACTAATGAAAGAGTTAAAGAATTACTGTGCTACAGGTGGAAGCTTTAAAGATGATACATTTGAGATTCAGGGAGATCAGAGAGAAAAGCTGAAGCCCTATCTTGAAGAAAAGGGCTTCACTGTAAAGGGGTAG